One Pseudomonas brassicacearum genomic region harbors:
- a CDS encoding winged helix-turn-helix transcriptional regulator, with amino-acid sequence MTQQASPGSHECPVGRAVEVIGDRWSLLIIRDAFDDVRRFSEFQKNLGLAKNILASRLKALVEVGVFETRPASDGSAYKEYALTQKGREVFPIVVSLRQWGERHLFSAGETHSVLLDKAHDEPIAPLEVRSAEGKKLEPGDCHRRRVIKL; translated from the coding sequence ATGACACAGCAAGCATCGCCGGGCAGCCATGAGTGCCCCGTGGGCCGAGCGGTTGAGGTCATTGGTGATCGCTGGTCATTGCTGATCATTCGCGACGCCTTTGACGATGTGCGCAGGTTCAGTGAGTTCCAAAAGAACCTCGGGTTGGCGAAGAACATCCTCGCCTCACGCCTCAAGGCGCTGGTGGAGGTGGGGGTGTTCGAGACCCGGCCCGCCTCCGATGGCAGTGCTTACAAGGAGTACGCGTTGACGCAGAAGGGCCGCGAGGTATTCCCCATCGTGGTTTCGCTGCGCCAATGGGGCGAGCGGCATTTGTTCAGTGCCGGGGAAACCCATTCGGTGTTGCTGGACAAGGCGCATGATGAGCCGATAGCGCCGCTTGAGGTTCGCTCTGCCGAGGGCAAGAAACTCGAGCCAGGTGACTGTCACCGCCGCCGGGTGATCAAACTCTGA
- a CDS encoding OmpA family protein has protein sequence MFTSRRLIVVATAVALLSGCASPNPYDNQGQASTDSSGMSKTAKYGGLGALAGALAGAAIGHDNRGKGALIGAAVVGASAAGYGYYADQQEKKLRASMANTGVEVQRQGDQIKLIMPGNITFATDSANIASSFYQPLNNLANSLKEFNQNQIEIVGYTDSTGSRQHNMDLSQRRAQSVATYLTSQGVSGANLSARGAGPDNPVASNADVNGRAQNRRVEVNLKAIPGQQYQGAPQQQGQTYQQYP, from the coding sequence ATGTTCACCTCGCGTCGCTTGATCGTTGTCGCTACCGCTGTGGCCCTGTTGTCCGGCTGCGCGTCGCCTAACCCTTATGACAATCAGGGCCAGGCTTCCACGGACTCTTCAGGCATGAGCAAGACCGCCAAATATGGCGGCCTCGGGGCATTGGCCGGTGCGTTGGCCGGTGCGGCCATTGGTCACGATAACCGTGGCAAGGGCGCGTTGATCGGCGCCGCCGTGGTGGGCGCTTCCGCGGCCGGCTACGGCTACTACGCCGACCAGCAGGAAAAGAAACTGCGCGCCAGCATGGCCAATACCGGCGTTGAAGTGCAGCGCCAGGGCGACCAGATCAAATTGATCATGCCGGGCAACATCACCTTTGCCACCGATTCGGCCAACATTGCGTCCAGCTTCTACCAGCCGCTGAATAACCTGGCCAACTCCCTCAAGGAGTTCAACCAGAACCAGATCGAGATCGTCGGTTACACCGACAGCACCGGCAGCCGCCAGCACAACATGGACCTGTCCCAGCGTCGTGCCCAGAGCGTGGCGACCTACCTGACGTCCCAAGGCGTGAGCGGCGCCAACCTGTCGGCCCGTGGCGCCGGCCCGGACAACCCGGTGGCCAGCAACGCCGACGTCAATGGTCGTGCGCAGAACCGTCGTGTCGAGGTCAACCTCAAGGCGATTCCCGGCCAGCAATATCAGGGGGCGCCGCAGCAGCAGGGGCAGACTTACCAGCAGTACCCTTGA